aaaaaaaatggaaatgaaaataatatttgtttgatgtttttttaaaaaattttgtttgCTTGAGTGAATGCATAATGGATTTATTACAATCATGATTTTCTTGTCTCGTGTTGCATTTTGTGAATTAACTGAatttagtttatgtttctgcgaGTAGGGTTTAGGATTTTTGTGCTggtggaattgaaagaattccgTGTGTGATTTCTCCGAGttatgttgtttgattattgatTCTTGGTTTCTCTCGTTTTGTGTTTTCAATTGTAAATGTAGCCATGTATTGCTTATGAAGGCACTGTTTTGGCTTTATTGTGCACATTCTTCGGCTGTGCCTTTTTTTTAGATGCTTTGTTTTCACCTCCTTTGAAGTCAAGTGGTGGGTGTAGACGAAATTTCAGTGTGCTTCCatcaattattaatattttgattattttcagGGCCTATCTCAATTCAAAAGATGGCGGCTCGGCTTTGCTACTGTTCTATTGCTGGCCACCGTCACCTCATCACCACCTCTCCTCTCATTGCCAAACTGACCCCTGGATTTACCAACACGACTTTCCGTTGTAATATTTTCCTCCCTGCATTGCAATGCAGACACAAGAAACTGCTTAATTCTGATTTGGAGTCAAAATTTCACGCCCCTTGTGCTGGTGGCGGCGGAGATATTGGTGTTGGTCAGGGTAATGGTGGTGGGGGTGGTGGCAGCAGTGGGTGGAGTGGTGGTGGAGACTCCCGTCAATCCAAGTCGTCTTGGGATGGCTTTGGAACCATTGGGGCTTTTATAAATGGATGGAGGTCAAGGGTTGCTGCCGATCCACAATTTCCTTTCAAAGTTCTGATGGAAGAATTGGTTGGTGTTAGCTCATGTGTTATTGGAGACATGGCATCACGTCCCAATTTTGGCCTCAATGAGCTCGATTTCGTGTTCTCGACCCTTGTTGTTGGTTCCATTCTGAATTTTGTGCTCATGTATCTCCTGGCCCCAACCCTGTCATTGTCAACCCAAAGTCTTCCAGGAATTTTTGCGAGTTCTCCAGCAAGCCATATGTTCGAACCTGGGCCTTTTAGCTTGGTGAATAGGCTTGGTACTTGCATTTATAAAGGTGCTCTATTTGCTGCTGTTGGATTTGCGGCTGGGCTCGTTGGGACTGGTATTTCCAATGGATTGATCAATATGAGGAAGAAAATGGATCCCAGTTTTGAGACACCGAACAAGCCTCCTCCAATGGTTTTGAATGCCACGACGTGGGCTATTCACATGGGTGTCAGCAGTAATTTGAGATACCAAACTCTTAATGGAGTCGAGTTTGTGTTAGCCAAGGGATTCCCACCCTTCCTATTCAAGACATCTGTTGTAGTTTTGAGATGCTTGAACAATGTTCTTGGCGGAATGACGTTTGTCATTTTGGCCAGGTTTACAGGGTCGCAAAGTGTTCCTAAAACGATCCCAGCAGCTGTAGAGGATGGATCAGGTGAAGAGAAGGAGAAACTGGTGAAAAACAAGGACGATGATTTGCAAACTAGTGTTTCTGCTTCCAAGTGATGTAGGTCGTTTTCTGGTCTCTCTATGCATTGCAAGTCTCCTCTGGTCGATCAAGAAATGGTTGCTCAATTTGATTGATTTTGAAAAAAGAACACAATCCCCTTGATTACCCTCAGCGTTCAGAGCTTTTCGGAAACTGAATCGACACAACGATAAAATTTATCTCTGGCTCGAGTCTTGACTATTCACTAACTTGGTTTTGTGTTTAGGTTCCAACAAGTCTCATTTTTTAAGAAAGTTCATTCACTTCATTGTTGACGCCCATAATCTTTGGTGTCTTTCTTTCTTTGTCAACCAATAATCATACAATCTTACATGTTTATGTACATCAtttgtaaggcctgagatttattagtcttcattgatgcgatatttaaagatatgagaatgcatgacatgtaatgagaagcaataaatgagatgggggaaggagagatatgaaaaattagaattttgaatgaagggcagaccgcacccgcaccatgaaagataccgcacccgcggtgcatggacagaaaattggtcatttttactatagggtcaccgcacccgcggtccaagaaagagtgcacccgcggttgatggacagagagttggaaattatttacagaaatgacaccgcacccgcggttcaaacgtaaccgcacccgcgttgatgtaaccgcacccgcggtcttatatgtagcgcacccgcggtcgtcgattttggaaaatgaatagactgccgaagcttgagcgcacctgcggtctagatGGAGCGTACCCGCGGTGCagcatgcgagaaagccacctttgtttcttatgatgacac
The sequence above is a segment of the Primulina tabacum isolate GXHZ01 chromosome 6, ASM2559414v2, whole genome shotgun sequence genome. Coding sequences within it:
- the LOC142548432 gene encoding protein RETICULATA-RELATED 3, chloroplastic-like; amino-acid sequence: MAARLCYCSIAGHRHLITTSPLIAKLTPGFTNTTFRCNIFLPALQCRHKKLLNSDLESKFHAPCAGGGGDIGVGQGNGGGGGGSSGWSGGGDSRQSKSSWDGFGTIGAFINGWRSRVAADPQFPFKVLMEELVGVSSCVIGDMASRPNFGLNELDFVFSTLVVGSILNFVLMYLLAPTLSLSTQSLPGIFASSPASHMFEPGPFSLVNRLGTCIYKGALFAAVGFAAGLVGTGISNGLINMRKKMDPSFETPNKPPPMVLNATTWAIHMGVSSNLRYQTLNGVEFVLAKGFPPFLFKTSVVVLRCLNNVLGGMTFVILARFTGSQSVPKTIPAAVEDGSGEEKEKLVKNKDDDLQTSVSASK